A part of Streptomyces sp. NBC_01235 genomic DNA contains:
- a CDS encoding ATP-dependent helicase produces MVSSAHRALDGFSPATRGWFAGAFSAPTAAQAGAWQAIGEGSDVLVVAPTGSGKTLAAFLAALDQLASTPPPADPKKRCRVLYVSPLKALAVDVERNLRSPLTGIRQESVRLGQPEPEVKVGIRSGDTPPAERRALSTRPPDILITTPESLFLMLTSATRDALTGIETVILDEVHAVAGTKRGAHLALSLERLDELLPKPARRIGLSATVRPVDEVARYLSPHRKVEIVQPKSGKEFDLSVVVPVEDLGELGGSPVADGSEGAERPSIWPHVEERITDLVQAHRSTIVFANSRRLAERLCNRLNEIAYERATGEPLDEHHAPAELMGGSGAAQGAPPVIARAHHGSVSKEQRALVEEDLKAGRLPAVVATSSLELGIDMGAVDLVVQVESPPSVASGLQRVGRAGHQVGAVSTGVVFPKYRGDLVQAAVVTERMRAGSIESLKVPANPLDVLAQQLVAMTALDTWQVDDLLATVRRAAPFASLPESAFTAVLDMLAGRYPSDAFAELRPRVVWDRVAGTVTGRPGAQRLAVTSGGTIPDRGLFGVFLAGADPKKGGGRVGELDEEMVYESRVGDVFTLGTSSWRIEDITRDRVLVSPAPGVPGRLPFWKGDQLGRPLELGRAVGAFLREVGSLAKEDARLRLLTAGLDAWAADNVLSYLDEQRQACGHVPDDRTIVVERFRDELGDWRVVVHSPFGAQVHAPWALALGAKLSERYGMDAQVMHADDGIVLRLPDADLMGLDLLDQEPVKAGTEYDAEQAPVGAADVVFDKGEVDQIVTDQVGGSALFAARFRECAARALLLPRRNPGKRTPLWQQRQRAAQLLQVASEFGSFPIVLEAVRECLQDVFDVPGLVELMGDLESRKVRLVEVTTPEPSPFARSLLFGYVAQFLYEGDSPLAERRAAALSLDSRLLAELLGQAELRELLDAEVLTELERELQWLTEDRRVKDTEGVADVLRLLGPLTDTELAERGAEPHWAQELAAARRAIRVRIAGADHWAAIEDAGRLRDALGTALPVGVPEAFTEPVKDPLGDLLARHARTHGPFTSTTAAARFGLGVAVTDGALQRLAASGRVVQGEFHPAGIGQEWCDATVLRRLRRRSLAALRHELEPVPPPALAQFLPQWQHIGKGHSLRGIDGLVRAVEQLQGASVPASALEKLVLPSRVRDYTPAMLDELTAAGEVVWAGAGALPGKDGWVSLYVADAAPLLLPPPHPLELTALHQSVLDALSGGYGLFFRQIADQVRATTHPDATDPQLADAVWDLSWSGRLTNDTLAPMRSLLGSGRTAGSTAHRAKRTVPRGRYGSLTAAARPASRSGPPTVAGRWSLLPAHEPDPTVRAHALARTLLDRHGVVTRGAVAAEGVEGGFSATYRILSVFEESGQARRGYVVEGLGAAQFAMDGAVDRLRAVANARDRGEPLPGPPAAMGASDDFTFPDGVPSDDAWDLPGLDTAFSSPFDAPGAPAAPGEYGSPRDLASPGAGGPRGGRGFPNGSGHPGHSHGRNRNGDTSRTSRAVVLAAADPANAYGAALGWPEPPSGAGHKPGRKAGSLVVLVDGELTLYMERGGKTLLAWPSTPDGEESPTDDPRLHAAAEALAEAARAGSLGTVTVERVNGASALTSPLGSLLEGAGFIATPRGLRLRA; encoded by the coding sequence ATGGTCAGCTCCGCACACCGAGCCCTCGACGGCTTCTCCCCCGCGACCCGCGGCTGGTTCGCGGGGGCGTTCTCCGCGCCCACCGCGGCCCAGGCGGGCGCGTGGCAGGCCATCGGCGAGGGTTCGGACGTGCTCGTGGTCGCACCGACCGGCTCCGGCAAGACCCTGGCCGCCTTCCTCGCCGCCCTGGACCAGCTCGCCTCGACACCCCCGCCCGCCGACCCGAAGAAGCGCTGCCGTGTCCTGTACGTCTCCCCCCTCAAGGCCCTCGCGGTCGACGTGGAGCGCAATCTGCGCAGCCCCCTGACCGGTATCCGTCAGGAGTCCGTGCGCCTCGGCCAGCCCGAGCCGGAGGTCAAGGTCGGCATCCGCTCCGGCGACACCCCGCCCGCCGAGCGCCGAGCGCTGTCCACACGTCCGCCGGACATCCTGATCACGACCCCCGAGTCCTTGTTCCTGATGCTGACGTCGGCCACGCGCGACGCGCTGACCGGCATCGAGACGGTGATCCTGGACGAGGTGCACGCGGTCGCCGGCACCAAGCGCGGCGCGCACCTCGCGCTCTCCCTGGAGCGGCTCGACGAACTGCTGCCGAAGCCGGCCCGCCGCATCGGCCTCTCGGCGACGGTCCGCCCGGTCGACGAGGTCGCCCGCTACCTCTCCCCGCACCGCAAGGTGGAGATCGTCCAGCCGAAATCCGGCAAGGAGTTCGACCTCTCGGTCGTCGTCCCCGTGGAGGACCTGGGCGAGCTGGGCGGCTCCCCGGTCGCCGACGGCTCCGAGGGAGCGGAGCGCCCGTCGATCTGGCCGCACGTGGAAGAGCGCATCACGGATCTGGTCCAGGCCCACCGCTCCACGATCGTCTTCGCCAACTCCCGCCGCCTGGCCGAGCGCCTGTGCAACCGCCTGAACGAGATCGCGTACGAGCGGGCCACCGGCGAGCCGCTGGACGAGCACCACGCCCCCGCCGAACTGATGGGCGGCTCGGGCGCGGCCCAGGGCGCCCCGCCCGTCATCGCGCGCGCCCACCACGGCTCGGTCTCCAAGGAGCAGCGCGCCCTGGTGGAAGAGGACCTCAAGGCGGGCCGCCTCCCCGCGGTGGTCGCCACCTCGAGTCTCGAACTGGGCATCGACATGGGCGCCGTCGACCTGGTGGTGCAGGTCGAGTCCCCGCCCTCGGTGGCCTCCGGACTCCAGCGCGTCGGCCGCGCGGGACACCAGGTGGGCGCGGTGTCCACAGGTGTCGTCTTCCCCAAGTACCGCGGCGACCTCGTCCAGGCGGCGGTGGTCACCGAGCGGATGCGCGCAGGGTCGATCGAGTCCCTCAAGGTCCCCGCCAACCCGCTGGACGTCCTGGCGCAGCAGCTCGTCGCCATGACGGCGCTCGACACCTGGCAGGTGGACGACCTGCTGGCCACGGTCCGCCGGGCCGCCCCCTTCGCCTCCCTCCCCGAGTCCGCGTTCACGGCCGTCCTGGACATGCTCGCGGGCCGCTACCCGTCCGACGCGTTCGCCGAGCTGCGCCCGCGCGTGGTGTGGGACCGCGTCGCCGGCACGGTCACCGGCCGCCCCGGCGCCCAGCGCCTCGCCGTCACCTCCGGTGGCACGATCCCGGACCGCGGCCTCTTCGGTGTCTTCCTCGCGGGCGCCGACCCCAAGAAGGGCGGCGGCCGGGTCGGCGAACTCGACGAGGAGATGGTCTACGAGTCCCGCGTCGGCGACGTCTTCACCCTCGGCACCAGCTCCTGGCGCATCGAGGACATCACCCGCGACCGCGTCCTGGTCTCCCCGGCCCCGGGCGTCCCTGGCCGCCTGCCCTTCTGGAAGGGCGACCAATTGGGCCGCCCACTCGAACTCGGCCGTGCGGTGGGCGCGTTCCTGCGCGAGGTCGGCTCGCTGGCCAAGGAGGACGCCCGGCTCCGCCTGCTCACCGCGGGTCTGGACGCGTGGGCGGCCGACAACGTGCTCTCCTACCTGGACGAACAGCGCCAGGCCTGCGGCCACGTCCCGGACGACCGCACGATCGTCGTCGAGCGCTTCCGCGACGAACTGGGTGATTGGCGGGTCGTCGTCCACTCCCCCTTCGGTGCCCAAGTCCACGCCCCCTGGGCCCTCGCCCTGGGTGCCAAGCTCTCCGAGCGCTACGGCATGGACGCCCAGGTGATGCACGCCGACGACGGCATCGTCCTGCGACTGCCGGACGCCGACCTCATGGGCCTGGATCTCCTCGACCAGGAGCCGGTGAAGGCCGGCACGGAGTACGACGCCGAGCAGGCGCCGGTCGGCGCGGCGGACGTCGTCTTCGACAAGGGCGAGGTCGACCAGATCGTCACCGACCAGGTCGGCGGCTCAGCGCTGTTCGCGGCCCGGTTCCGCGAGTGCGCGGCCCGCGCGCTGCTGCTTCCGCGCCGCAACCCCGGCAAGCGCACCCCGCTGTGGCAGCAGCGCCAGCGCGCCGCCCAACTGCTCCAGGTGGCGAGCGAGTTCGGCTCGTTCCCGATCGTCCTGGAAGCGGTCCGCGAGTGCCTCCAGGACGTCTTCGACGTCCCCGGTCTCGTGGAGCTGATGGGCGATCTGGAGTCCCGCAAGGTGCGCCTGGTCGAGGTCACCACCCCGGAGCCGTCCCCCTTCGCGCGCTCCCTGCTCTTCGGCTACGTCGCCCAGTTCCTCTACGAAGGGGACTCGCCGCTCGCCGAGCGCCGCGCCGCCGCCCTCTCCCTGGACTCACGTCTGCTGGCCGAGCTGCTCGGCCAGGCGGAGCTGCGCGAACTGCTCGACGCCGAGGTCCTCACCGAACTGGAACGCGAACTCCAGTGGCTCACCGAGGACCGCCGGGTGAAGGACACCGAAGGTGTCGCGGACGTCCTGCGCCTCCTCGGACCGCTCACCGACACCGAGCTGGCCGAGCGTGGCGCCGAACCGCACTGGGCGCAGGAGCTGGCCGCCGCCCGCCGGGCGATCCGGGTCCGTATCGCGGGCGCCGACCACTGGGCTGCGATCGAGGACGCCGGCCGTCTGCGCGACGCACTCGGCACGGCCCTGCCGGTAGGCGTGCCGGAAGCGTTCACGGAGCCGGTCAAGGACCCCCTCGGCGACCTCCTCGCGCGCCACGCCCGCACCCACGGCCCGTTCACCTCCACCACCGCGGCCGCCCGCTTCGGCCTGGGCGTGGCGGTGACCGACGGTGCCCTCCAGAGGCTCGCGGCGAGCGGGCGCGTCGTCCAAGGCGAGTTCCACCCGGCAGGCATCGGCCAGGAGTGGTGCGACGCGACGGTCCTGCGCAGGCTGCGCCGCCGTTCCCTGGCCGCCCTGCGGCACGAACTGGAGCCGGTCCCGCCGCCCGCGCTCGCCCAGTTCCTGCCACAGTGGCAGCACATCGGCAAGGGCCACTCCCTGCGCGGCATCGACGGACTGGTGCGCGCCGTCGAGCAGCTCCAGGGCGCGTCGGTGCCCGCCTCGGCCCTGGAGAAGCTGGTCCTGCCGTCCCGGGTACGGGACTACACCCCGGCGATGCTCGACGAACTCACCGCGGCCGGAGAGGTGGTCTGGGCCGGAGCGGGCGCCCTGCCGGGCAAGGACGGCTGGGTCTCCCTCTACGTCGCGGACGCGGCGCCCCTGCTGCTGCCCCCGCCCCACCCCCTGGAGCTGACGGCACTGCACCAGTCCGTCCTGGACGCCCTCTCCGGGGGCTACGGTCTGTTCTTCCGCCAGATCGCCGACCAGGTCCGCGCCACCACGCACCCCGACGCCACCGACCCCCAGCTCGCCGACGCCGTCTGGGACCTGTCCTGGTCCGGCCGGCTCACCAACGACACCCTCGCCCCGATGCGCTCCCTGCTGGGCTCGGGCCGCACGGCCGGCTCCACGGCCCACCGCGCCAAGCGCACGGTCCCCCGCGGCCGCTACGGCTCACTGACGGCCGCGGCGCGCCCCGCCTCCCGCAGCGGCCCCCCGACCGTCGCCGGCCGCTGGTCCCTCCTCCCCGCCCACGAGCCCGACCCCACGGTTCGCGCCCACGCCCTCGCCCGCACGCTCCTCGACCGACACGGCGTGGTGACCAGGGGCGCGGTCGCGGCCGAGGGCGTCGAGGGCGGATTCTCGGCGACGTACCGCATCCTGTCCGTCTTCGAGGAGAGCGGTCAGGCCCGTCGCGGGTACGTCGTCGAAGGCCTCGGCGCCGCACAGTTCGCGATGGACGGTGCCGTGGACCGCCTGCGCGCGGTGGCCAACGCCCGGGACCGCGGCGAGCCCCTGCCCGGCCCGCCCGCGGCGATGGGCGCGTCGGACGACTTCACCTTCCCCGACGGCGTCCCGTCCGACGACGCCTGGGACCTCCCCGGCCTCGACACCGCCTTCTCGTCCCCCTTCGACGCCCCAGGTGCCCCCGCCGCGCCAGGAGAGTACGGGTCCCCACGGGACCTCGCTTCCCCGGGCGCCGGCGGTCCGCGCGGTGGCCGCGGTTTCCCGAACGGCTCGGGCCACCCCGGCCACTCCCATGGCCGCAACCGCAACGGAGACACGTCCCGGACCTCCCGCGCCGTCGTTCTCGCCGCCGCCGACCCGGCGAACGCGTACGGCGCCGCCCTGGGCTGGCCCGAGCCACCGAGCGGCGCCGGGCACAAGCCGGGCCGCAAGGCCGGCTCCCTGGTGGTACTCGTCGACGGCGAGCTGACGCTCTACATGGAACGCGGCGGCAAGACCCTGCTGGCCTGGCCCTCCACCCCGGACGGCGAGGAGTCGCCCACCGACGACCCACGCCTGCACGCCGCCGCGGAGGCCCTCGCCGAGGCAGCCCGCGCGGGCTCCCTCGGCACGGTGACCGTGGAGCGCGTCAACGGCGCCTCGGCCCTCACCTCCCCCCTGGGCAGCCTCCTGGAAGGAGCGGGCTTCATCGCGACCCCACGGGGTCTGCGACTGCGCGCATGA
- a CDS encoding AraC family transcriptional regulator, translating into MAGSDELARHWRYAELPGVDLLRARYVRKTFVRHTHEHFVIAAIAEGVEVFHHRGADQHAGAGALALVNPDTPHTGRAGVPEGWRYGAVYPSPDVVAGIAAETTTLRGTPGFIRPVLDDPYTVGLVHHVLRAAEEGNALAADTLLRVAVTRLLRLNGGPLPQREVRTAGARIAARARAVLEERLADPPTLEQLAGDLGTSSFALLRAFRDVYGLPPHAWLTDARVRRARRLLDAGTAPAEAAVAVGFTDQPHLNRHFARIVGVPPGAYQRERKNVQDAPRQWLLPSGSWQNRQHSQTYGPTVGEGLTPSSYGTPSGSGSP; encoded by the coding sequence ATGGCGGGTTCGGATGAGCTGGCGCGGCACTGGCGGTATGCCGAGCTGCCTGGTGTCGATCTGCTGCGGGCCCGGTACGTCCGCAAGACCTTCGTGCGGCACACCCACGAGCACTTCGTGATCGCTGCCATCGCCGAGGGCGTGGAGGTCTTCCACCATCGCGGGGCCGATCAGCACGCGGGGGCGGGCGCGCTCGCGCTGGTCAATCCGGACACCCCGCACACAGGTCGGGCCGGGGTACCGGAGGGGTGGCGGTACGGAGCCGTCTATCCGTCGCCCGACGTGGTGGCCGGGATCGCGGCCGAGACGACGACCCTCCGCGGTACCCCCGGGTTCATCCGTCCCGTCCTCGACGATCCGTACACCGTCGGGTTGGTGCATCACGTGCTCCGAGCCGCCGAGGAGGGCAACGCGCTGGCCGCCGACACACTGCTGCGGGTGGCTGTGACGCGGTTGCTGCGGCTCAACGGCGGACCGCTGCCGCAGCGAGAGGTGCGGACGGCCGGGGCGCGGATCGCCGCACGCGCGCGTGCCGTGCTGGAAGAGCGGCTGGCCGATCCGCCGACGCTGGAGCAACTGGCCGGGGACCTGGGAACCAGTTCGTTCGCACTGTTGCGGGCCTTCCGGGACGTGTACGGGCTGCCGCCCCACGCCTGGCTGACCGATGCCCGCGTACGGCGGGCGCGGCGGCTGCTGGACGCGGGAACGGCACCCGCCGAAGCGGCCGTCGCGGTGGGGTTCACCGACCAGCCGCACCTCAACCGCCACTTCGCCCGGATCGTGGGAGTCCCTCCGGGGGCGTACCAGCGTGAGCGCAAGAACGTACAAGACGCGCCACGGCAGTGGCTCCTACCGTCCGGGTCGTGGCAGAACAGACAGCACTCACAGACGTATGGGCCGACGGTCGGGGAAGGCCTGACGCCGTCGTCGTACGGGACGCCCTCGGGGTCGGGATCGCCGTAG
- a CDS encoding AzlC family ABC transporter permease: MAEQTALTDVWADGRGRPDAVVVRDALGVGIAVGLSGFAFGVTSAGSGLSLWQTCALSLLVFTGASQFALVGALAAGGNPLTAAAGAFFLGVRNAFYGLRLSQSLALPRAVRPFAAHWVIDETAAVSLAQHGRRGARIGFAVTGVSLYVLWNLTTLLGSLGAEAIGETDAWGLDAAGPAVFLALLAPMLKTTAERAVTGLAVLLGLGLLPVLPAGVPVLAAALAAPLVLYLEGRHAVGRDDSREGER; the protein is encoded by the coding sequence GTGGCAGAACAGACAGCACTCACAGACGTATGGGCCGACGGTCGGGGAAGGCCTGACGCCGTCGTCGTACGGGACGCCCTCGGGGTCGGGATCGCCGTAGGACTCTCCGGGTTCGCCTTCGGGGTGACCTCGGCGGGCAGCGGACTCTCGCTGTGGCAGACCTGCGCGCTCAGTCTCCTGGTGTTCACCGGCGCGTCCCAGTTCGCGCTCGTCGGCGCGCTGGCGGCGGGTGGCAATCCGCTGACGGCTGCCGCGGGCGCCTTCTTCCTGGGCGTGCGCAACGCCTTCTACGGGCTGCGTCTGTCGCAGTCGCTGGCCCTCCCGCGCGCGGTACGCCCGTTCGCCGCCCATTGGGTGATCGACGAGACGGCGGCGGTCTCGCTGGCCCAGCACGGGAGGCGGGGCGCCCGGATCGGCTTCGCCGTCACCGGGGTGAGTCTTTACGTGCTGTGGAACCTCACCACGCTGCTGGGCTCGCTGGGCGCCGAGGCCATCGGGGAGACGGACGCGTGGGGGCTCGACGCGGCCGGACCCGCCGTCTTCCTGGCGCTGCTCGCGCCCATGCTGAAGACCACCGCCGAGCGGGCCGTCACCGGGCTCGCGGTGCTCCTGGGGCTCGGCCTGCTGCCCGTTCTGCCCGCCGGAGTGCCCGTTCTGGCGGCCGCGCTCGCCGCCCCGCTCGTCCTGTACCTCGAAGGCCGGCACGCGGTCGGCCGGGACGACTCGAGAGAGGGGGAGCGTTGA
- a CDS encoding AzlD domain-containing protein, which translates to MNTWIAIGATALGCYAVKLAGLLVPAGLLERPLVRRFAALLPVALLAALTAQQTFADGHALVLDARAAGLTAALVAIMLRAPFLLVVGAAVVVTAGVRAMSG; encoded by the coding sequence TTGAACACCTGGATCGCGATCGGTGCGACCGCTCTCGGCTGCTACGCCGTCAAGCTCGCCGGACTGCTCGTCCCCGCAGGCCTTCTCGAACGACCTCTGGTCAGGCGGTTCGCGGCCCTGCTCCCCGTCGCCCTGCTCGCCGCCCTCACGGCACAGCAGACCTTTGCCGACGGGCACGCGCTCGTGCTGGACGCGAGGGCCGCGGGGCTCACCGCGGCCCTCGTCGCCATCATGCTGCGGGCTCCCTTCCTGCTGGTCGTCGGGGCCGCCGTGGTGGTGACGGCGGGGGTGCGTGCCATGAGCGGGTGA
- a CDS encoding DUF3046 domain-containing protein, with protein sequence MRLTVFWQRMDEHFGTGYAETFARDHVMAELGGRTVHEALAHGWEAKEVWRVVCAVMNVPQEMR encoded by the coding sequence ATGCGGTTGACGGTCTTCTGGCAGCGGATGGACGAGCACTTCGGTACGGGGTACGCCGAGACCTTCGCGCGCGATCACGTGATGGCGGAGCTCGGCGGGCGTACGGTGCACGAGGCGCTGGCGCACGGCTGGGAGGCCAAGGAGGTGTGGCGCGTGGTGTGCGCGGTGATGAACGTTCCGCAGGAGATGCGCTGA
- a CDS encoding AI-2E family transporter, whose translation MAPTDETGQAPRHASPPGTTPPTGLPPADGGAAQGARMPSWLPRAMVLALALFGAFQLGTWAFHQLIGLLLNILIAFFLALAIEPAVSRMAARGMRRGLATFLVFFGLLIVVAGFFTLLGSMLAGQIIKMIEGFPEYLDSVINWVNTTFHTNLRRVDIQEGLLHSDWLRKYAQNSAAGVLDVSTQVLGGLFRLLTIALFSFYFAADGPRLRRGLCSVLPPAKQAEVLRAWEIAVDKTGGYLYSRGLMALISGVAHYVLLEALGIPYAPVLAVWVGVVSQFIPTIGTYLAGALPMLIAFTVSPLYALWVLIFVVVYQQFENYVLQPKLTSKTVDIHPAVAFGSVIAGTALLGAVGALVAIPAVATLQAFLGAYVKRYDVTDDPRVHGHRGRGEGPGPLTRARALWARMRDRAGSGSREGSG comes from the coding sequence GTGGCACCCACTGACGAGACCGGGCAGGCCCCCCGGCACGCATCCCCGCCCGGCACGACGCCGCCCACCGGGCTGCCCCCGGCCGACGGCGGAGCCGCGCAGGGCGCGCGCATGCCGAGCTGGCTTCCGCGCGCCATGGTGCTCGCGCTCGCTCTGTTCGGTGCGTTCCAACTGGGCACCTGGGCCTTCCACCAGCTCATCGGCCTGCTGCTCAACATACTGATCGCGTTCTTCCTGGCCCTCGCCATAGAGCCCGCGGTCAGCAGGATGGCCGCTCGCGGGATGCGCAGGGGACTCGCCACCTTCCTGGTCTTCTTCGGCCTGCTGATCGTGGTCGCCGGCTTCTTCACGCTGCTCGGCTCGATGCTCGCGGGACAGATCATCAAGATGATCGAGGGCTTCCCCGAGTACCTCGACTCCGTGATCAACTGGGTCAACACCACGTTCCACACCAACCTCAGGCGCGTGGACATCCAGGAGGGGCTGCTCCACTCCGACTGGCTGAGGAAGTACGCCCAGAACAGCGCCGCCGGTGTTCTGGACGTCTCCACGCAGGTCCTCGGCGGTCTCTTCCGGCTGCTGACGATCGCCCTGTTCTCGTTCTACTTCGCCGCCGACGGACCTCGCCTGCGTCGCGGGCTGTGCTCCGTCCTGCCGCCCGCCAAACAGGCCGAGGTGTTGCGCGCGTGGGAGATCGCCGTCGACAAGACCGGCGGATACCTGTACTCGCGCGGGCTGATGGCCTTGATCTCCGGCGTGGCGCACTACGTGTTGCTGGAGGCCCTCGGCATCCCGTACGCGCCCGTCCTCGCCGTCTGGGTGGGCGTGGTCTCGCAGTTCATCCCGACCATCGGCACCTATCTCGCGGGCGCCCTGCCCATGCTGATCGCCTTCACGGTCTCACCCTTGTACGCCCTGTGGGTGCTGATCTTCGTCGTGGTCTACCAGCAGTTCGAGAACTACGTGCTGCAACCCAAGCTGACCTCGAAGACCGTCGACATCCACCCAGCCGTCGCCTTCGGCTCGGTCATCGCCGGCACCGCACTCCTGGGCGCCGTCGGCGCGCTGGTCGCCATTCCGGCCGTCGCCACGCTCCAGGCGTTCCTGGGCGCCTACGTGAAGCGCTACGACGTCACGGACGATCCCCGCGTCCACGGGCACCGGGGCCGCGGCGAGGGGCCGGGACCGCTCACGCGCGCGCGGGCGCTGTGGGCGCGGATGCGGGACCGCGCGGGCAGCGGGTCTCGGGAGGGATCCGGCTGA
- the recA gene encoding recombinase RecA: MAGTDREKALDAALAQIERQFGKGAVMRLGERPNEPIEVIPTGSTALDVALGVGGLPRGRVVEVYGPESSGKTTLTLHAVANAQKAGGQVAFVDAEHALDPEYAKKLGVDIDNLILSQPDNGEQALEIVDMLVRSGALDLIVIDSVAALVPRAEIEGEMGDSHVGLQARLMSQALRKITSALNQSKTTAIFINQLREKIGVMFGSPETTTGGRALKFYASVRLDIRRIETLKDGTDAVGNRTRVKVVKNKVAPPFKQAEFDILYGQGISREGGLIDMGVENGFVRKAGAWYTYEGDQLGQGKENARNFLKDNPDLANEIEKKIKEKLGVGVRPEEPAAEPGADAAVAAGTPVADPAKAVPAPAAKAAKTKAAAAKS, encoded by the coding sequence ATGGCAGGAACCGACCGCGAGAAGGCCCTGGATGCCGCTCTCGCACAGATTGAACGGCAATTCGGCAAGGGCGCGGTGATGCGCCTCGGCGAGCGGCCGAACGAGCCCATCGAGGTCATCCCCACCGGGTCGACCGCACTCGACGTCGCCCTCGGCGTCGGCGGCCTGCCGCGTGGCCGCGTGGTGGAGGTGTACGGCCCGGAGTCCTCCGGTAAGACGACGCTGACGCTGCACGCCGTGGCGAACGCGCAGAAGGCGGGCGGCCAGGTCGCCTTCGTGGACGCGGAGCACGCCCTCGACCCCGAGTACGCGAAGAAGCTCGGCGTCGACATCGACAACCTGATCCTCTCCCAGCCCGACAACGGTGAGCAGGCCCTGGAGATCGTGGACATGCTGGTCCGCTCCGGTGCCCTCGACCTGATCGTCATCGACTCCGTCGCCGCGCTCGTTCCGCGCGCGGAGATCGAGGGCGAGATGGGCGACAGCCACGTCGGTCTGCAGGCCCGCCTGATGAGCCAGGCGCTGCGGAAGATCACCAGCGCGCTCAACCAGTCCAAGACCACCGCGATCTTCATCAACCAGCTCCGCGAGAAGATCGGCGTGATGTTCGGCTCCCCGGAGACCACGACCGGTGGCCGGGCGCTGAAGTTCTACGCCTCGGTGCGGCTCGACATCCGTCGCATCGAGACACTCAAGGACGGCACCGACGCGGTCGGCAACCGCACCCGCGTCAAGGTCGTCAAGAACAAGGTCGCGCCGCCCTTCAAGCAGGCCGAGTTCGACATCCTCTACGGCCAGGGCATCAGCCGCGAGGGCGGTCTGATCGACATGGGCGTGGAGAACGGCTTCGTCCGCAAGGCCGGCGCCTGGTACACGTACGAAGGCGACCAGCTCGGGCAGGGCAAGGAGAACGCCCGTAACTTCCTGAAGGACAACCCCGACCTCGCCAACGAGATCGAGAAGAAGATCAAGGAGAAGCTGGGCGTGGGCGTGCGTCCGGAGGAGCCCGCCGCCGAGCCGGGCGCGGACGCCGCGGTGGCTGCGGGCACGCCCGTGGCCGACCCCGCCAAGGCCGTTCCGGCTCCCGCCGCCAAGGCCGCCAAGACCAAGGCTGCGGCTGCCAAGAGCTGA
- the recX gene encoding recombination regulator RecX: MTRRTDWAEYVHPDTPREAGGGGGADGGLAQGAHGGDGWSESWSDGGSYRPEGAQGETGEARPRDGRARRGGGGGPRGGRGRRRRDFGERSAEDGGASSSSRAEQGEPSGDPAERARAICLRLLTGTPRTRKQLADALRKREIPDDVAEEVLSRFEEVGLINDSAFADAWVESRHHGRGLARRALAQELRTKGVDSALVEEAVAQLDSEQEEETARELVARKLRSTRGLDRDKRLRRLAGMLARKGYPEGMALRVVRQALEEEGEDTEFLDGDGG, from the coding sequence GTGACGCGACGAACGGACTGGGCCGAGTACGTCCACCCCGACACCCCCCGGGAGGCGGGGGGCGGGGGCGGGGCCGACGGTGGCCTTGCCCAAGGCGCCCACGGTGGCGACGGCTGGTCGGAGAGTTGGTCGGACGGCGGCTCGTACCGGCCTGAAGGGGCGCAGGGCGAGACCGGGGAGGCCCGGCCCCGTGATGGCCGGGCGCGGCGCGGCGGCGGAGGCGGTCCACGTGGCGGGCGTGGGCGCCGGCGGCGCGATTTCGGAGAACGGTCCGCCGAGGACGGAGGCGCTTCCTCCTCGTCGAGGGCCGAGCAGGGGGAGCCTTCAGGGGACCCGGCTGAGCGGGCACGGGCGATCTGCCTGCGCCTGCTCACCGGGACTCCGCGCACACGCAAGCAACTCGCCGACGCCCTGCGCAAGCGGGAGATCCCCGACGACGTGGCGGAGGAGGTGCTCTCGCGGTTCGAGGAGGTCGGGCTGATCAACGACAGCGCCTTCGCGGACGCCTGGGTGGAGTCCCGGCACCACGGCCGGGGACTGGCCCGGCGCGCGCTCGCGCAGGAACTGCGGACAAAGGGGGTCGACTCGGCGCTGGTCGAGGAGGCCGTCGCCCAGCTCGACTCCGAGCAGGAGGAGGAGACGGCGCGCGAACTCGTCGCCCGCAAGCTGCGCTCGACCCGCGGCCTCGACCGCGACAAACGGCTGCGCCGCCTCGCCGGCATGCTCGCGCGCAAGGGCTACCCCGAGGGCATGGCCCTACGGGTGGTCCGGCAGGCGCTGGAGGAAGAAGGCGAGGACACGGAGTTCCTGGACGGTGACGGGGGCTGA